The Sulfurimonas hongkongensis genomic interval TATATTTTTTCCAAAAGTATTTTTAAATACCTTATGCATATGAAACTTACTTATACCAAGATTGTGGCTTAGTTCGTTTAGGTCAATATTTACATCTATATGAGTATAGATATAATACATTATACTATTTGATATTTTAGTATTATTTTGTAGAGTAACTTTATTCATAAAATAATTATAGCACCAAAGGATAATAAAAATAGCAATTATAGACAATTTTAACTGTTTTAATAAACAAATAAATTGACAAAAAAAAAGAAGAATTTCCTCCTACTAATCTACTAAAATAACATCTAAATTTAATACTAGGATATGTTTATGCAAAAGATAACTAAGATTTTAGTAGCCAATAGAGGCGAGATTGCCCTAAGAATCATAAGAGCTTGCAGGGAGCTTGAAATAAAATCAGTAGTTGTTTTCTCAGAAGCCGATGTAAATGGGATTTGGGTTGCAAGAGCTGATGAGAGCTACCCAATAGTTGGAAATGCAATAGATGTATATCTCAAGTATGACAAAATAATTGATATAGCAAAAAGAACAAAGTGTGATGCCATACATCCTGGGTATGGTTTTTTATCAGAGAGTGCAGAGTTTGCACAAGCGTGCATGGATAAGGATTTGATCTTCATAGGGCCAAAGCCACACCATATAGAACTCTTTGGAGATAAAATGGCTTCAAAAGTTGCTATGAAAAAGATAGGAGTCCCTGTCTTAGAGGGAACAAGCTCTCCTATCATAGATGAAGAAGAAGGGAGAAAGATTGCCCTAGAGATAGGTTATCCCATCATAATAAAAGCAGCATTTGGTGGTGGTGGAAGGGGTATGAGAATTGTCCATTTTGCTGATGATTTTTCTAAAATGTTTGCCTCTGCTACAAATGAATCTATAAAATATTTTGGTAAAGGAGATGTTTTTATAGAAAAGTATGTTCAAAATCCTAGACATATTGAGATCCAAATTATTGCTGATAAATACGCAAATGTACTCCATTTAGGTGAGCGGGATTGCTCAATTCAAAGACGACATCAAAAAGTTATAGAGATAACTCCATCGCCACTTTTAAATGATGAAGTTAGACAAAAACTTTGCACTATCTCTGTAAATGCTATGAAAAAACTTGGATATGAGAGTGTAGGGACTGTTGAGTTTTTAGTTGATGAGAGGAATAATATATACTTTATAGAGATGAATACCAGAGTTCAAGTAGAACATCCTGTCACTGAGATAGTAACAGGAGTTGATATTATTCAAAGAATGATAGAGATAGCTGCTGGTGATAAGCTAAAATATTTGCAAAGCGAGATACAATTTAGAGGATATGCTATAGAGTTTAGAATCAACTCAGAAGATCCGCAAAATAACTTTATGCCCACAGCTGGAGTAGTAAAAAAATATTTAACACCAGGTGGACCTGGAGTAAGACTTGATACCAGCCTATATAGCGGATATGAGACACCAACTTGTTATGACTCTATGCTAGCGAAGTTGATTGTGTGGGCACTTGATTGGGATGGGGCAGTTGCTAAGGCTAGACGAGCATTGGATGAGTTTCATATAGAGGGCTTTAAAACAAATATACCACTTCATAGAGAGATAGTAAGAGATGAGGGTTTTAAAGAGGCAAAATTTGATACTGGATATTTAGATGCAAATATGAATATGTTTAATCTAGATGCACAAAGCTCAATCGCTAATGAAGAGCAAACAGTTTTAAAATTAGCAGAAGTTGTTAAGCAAATAAAAGGAAATAACTTAGTTAAACTTGAAAATGATTTTACTCTTTATTAAGAAGTGATTTTTTGCTAGATTTGCTAAAAATATCTTCTTTTAAAAGAACCTGAGTAAAGTTGGGGCAAAAGCTTTTAGAGATAGATAGTAACTAGCAATGTTTAAGAGCCGAGATTCAGTCGCTTATTAATCATTTTTTTGTATAATCGCCACAATTTAATAAAAGGACACCACACCCATGGAAATTATAGGTCAATTATTACCGTTTGTTTTTTTAATCGCAATCATGTATTTCGTAATCATCCGCCCACAACAAAAAGAGGCTAAAGCTAGAAAAGAGATGATAGAAGCCCTTCAAAAAGGCGATAAAGTCGTTACAAATGGCGGGTTTATTGTAGTTATTCATAAAGTTGAAGAGAAATTTTTAAGCATTAAGATGAATGATGATGTAATCGTTAAAATATCAAGAGACGCAATAGCAAGAAAGTATGAGGATGAAGCTTAATTACCGCACAGTAATCTTTGCTATTGCTATAGTTTTTGGAGTTTTTTTCTCAGCTCCATCACTCTTGCAACTCCAAGATGGAAAAAAAATAACATTAGGACTAGATTTACAAGGTGGTTTGCATCTTCTTTTGGGTGTTAAAACTGAGGAAGCTACAAAGTCTCGCATCAAGTCAATAACAGCTAGTATAAAGCACTTCACTGAGAGAGAAGATATCTTAGTAGATGCTCTAAGTTTTGATGAATCATCCATCACATTTACACTTCTTGATATTGACGATGTTAAGCGTGTAAAAAACTATCTAAAAGATACAACTGGTATTAGCGTAGATGTAAATGCAGAATCCTTTTTGCTTGAACTCACACCTGAGGAAGTTATAAGGACACAAAAGCAAGCAGTTGATCAAGCTATTGAGACTATAAGAAATAGACTAGACCAGTTTGGTTTGACAGAACCTGTAGTAGCTCGTCAAGGAGATGAGAAAATTCTTGTTCAACTAGCTGGTATCAAAACGCAAGAGGATGAGCAAAGAGCAAGAGAGCTTATATCTCGTGCTGCGAAACTTGAACTTATGGCGGTTGATGAAGATAGAGCTGCAAGAGTTCAAAATATGAGCCATGCTGATGCGGCTGCTTATGGTGATATTATCTTAGATGATGTTAAAAACCCTGCTATTAAGTACCTTGTTCGTGAGATTCCTATCCTTGATGGTGGAATGCTAACAGATGCTTCTATGGGCTTTGATCAAAATAACAGACCACTTATAAACTTTAAGCTAAATGCTGAGGGTGCTGAAATATTTGGAGATTTTACGGGTAAAAATGTCGGGAAAAGGCTAGCTGTAGTTCTTGATGGCAAGGTATATTCTGCTCCAAATATAAATGAGAGAATCGGTGGAGGCTCAGGGCAAATCTCTGGAAGCTACACTGTAGAAGAGGCAAAAGATTTAGCTATTGCACTTCGCTCAGGTGCACTTTTAGCTCCCATATATGTAATGGAAAAACGCTCAGTTGGTCCAAGTTTAGGGGCTGATAGTATAGAAGCTAGTATGGTTGCACTAATAGGCGGTTTTGTCTTAGTAATACTCTTTATGATGCTTTACTACAGAGCTGCTGGGGTTGTTGCAAATATTGCACTTATTGCTAACTTGTTTATCATTTTAGCTGTTATGAGCCTTTTTGGTGCAACTCTAACACTTCCCGGTATGGCTGGAATCGTTCTAACTGTTGGTATGGCAGTTGATGCCAATGTTATTATAACTGAGAGGATAAGAGAGCTTCTGCTTGAGGGCAAATCTATCCATAAAGCTATAGAAGAGGGTTATGCAAATGCTGTAAGAGCTATACTTGATGCCAATATTACTACGTTAATTGCCGCAATTGTTCTTTACGCTTATGGAACTGGTGCCATCAAGGGTTTTGCCATAACTATTAGTATTGGGATTTTAGCATCAATGCTAACAGCTATTTTAGGTACTCATGGTATTTATCAACTCCTAGAATCTAAAATACACAAGAGCAAAAACAATAATTTTTGGTTTGGAATAAGGGAGTCTAAATGACTCTAGTTAGGAAGATATATGGAATTTTTTAAATATACAAGAGCCTTTAACTTTATGGGTAAATCAAAGATAGCTTTGATATTATCTGTTTTTATGGTGTTAGCATCTTTTGTAATTCTTATGACAAAGGGGTTAAACTACGGTGTTGACTTTGCTGGTGGAACTATAGTTCAAGTTAAGTATGACAGAGCGGCTCCAATAGATGAGATGAGAGAAAGACTAAAGTCAAATGAGCTCTTTGATGGTGCATCTATT includes:
- the yajC gene encoding preprotein translocase subunit YajC, which produces MEIIGQLLPFVFLIAIMYFVIIRPQQKEAKARKEMIEALQKGDKVVTNGGFIVVIHKVEEKFLSIKMNDDVIVKISRDAIARKYEDEA
- a CDS encoding acetyl-CoA carboxylase biotin carboxylase subunit; amino-acid sequence: MQKITKILVANRGEIALRIIRACRELEIKSVVVFSEADVNGIWVARADESYPIVGNAIDVYLKYDKIIDIAKRTKCDAIHPGYGFLSESAEFAQACMDKDLIFIGPKPHHIELFGDKMASKVAMKKIGVPVLEGTSSPIIDEEEGRKIALEIGYPIIIKAAFGGGGRGMRIVHFADDFSKMFASATNESIKYFGKGDVFIEKYVQNPRHIEIQIIADKYANVLHLGERDCSIQRRHQKVIEITPSPLLNDEVRQKLCTISVNAMKKLGYESVGTVEFLVDERNNIYFIEMNTRVQVEHPVTEIVTGVDIIQRMIEIAAGDKLKYLQSEIQFRGYAIEFRINSEDPQNNFMPTAGVVKKYLTPGGPGVRLDTSLYSGYETPTCYDSMLAKLIVWALDWDGAVAKARRALDEFHIEGFKTNIPLHREIVRDEGFKEAKFDTGYLDANMNMFNLDAQSSIANEEQTVLKLAEVVKQIKGNNLVKLENDFTLY
- the secD gene encoding protein translocase subunit SecD, producing MKLNYRTVIFAIAIVFGVFFSAPSLLQLQDGKKITLGLDLQGGLHLLLGVKTEEATKSRIKSITASIKHFTEREDILVDALSFDESSITFTLLDIDDVKRVKNYLKDTTGISVDVNAESFLLELTPEEVIRTQKQAVDQAIETIRNRLDQFGLTEPVVARQGDEKILVQLAGIKTQEDEQRARELISRAAKLELMAVDEDRAARVQNMSHADAAAYGDIILDDVKNPAIKYLVREIPILDGGMLTDASMGFDQNNRPLINFKLNAEGAEIFGDFTGKNVGKRLAVVLDGKVYSAPNINERIGGGSGQISGSYTVEEAKDLAIALRSGALLAPIYVMEKRSVGPSLGADSIEASMVALIGGFVLVILFMMLYYRAAGVVANIALIANLFIILAVMSLFGATLTLPGMAGIVLTVGMAVDANVIITERIRELLLEGKSIHKAIEEGYANAVRAILDANITTLIAAIVLYAYGTGAIKGFAITISIGILASMLTAILGTHGIYQLLESKIHKSKNNNFWFGIRESK